A region of Paenibacillus sp. JNUCC-31 DNA encodes the following proteins:
- the dtd gene encoding D-aminoacyl-tRNA deacylase — MRVLVQRCKEAQVTVGDELTGRIESGLMLLVGITHEDTEKDAIYLADKIAGLRIFEDEQEKMNLSLMDVGGAILSVSQFTLYGDCRKGKRPSFAAAARPEAAELLYKTFNQLLRDKGIQVETGRFGAMMDVTFTNWGPVTLMLESPNRQETNA; from the coding sequence ATGAGGGTGCTAGTACAGCGTTGCAAAGAGGCTCAAGTTACCGTGGGAGACGAACTGACCGGGAGAATCGAATCCGGATTAATGTTACTTGTGGGGATTACACATGAGGACACGGAGAAAGACGCCATATATCTGGCAGACAAGATCGCCGGACTTCGAATCTTCGAGGACGAGCAGGAAAAGATGAATCTCAGTTTGATGGACGTGGGCGGAGCTATATTATCTGTCTCGCAATTTACGTTGTACGGGGATTGCCGCAAAGGAAAACGTCCAAGCTTTGCAGCTGCAGCCAGACCTGAAGCGGCTGAATTGTTATATAAAACGTTTAATCAGCTGTTACGGGATAAAGGGATTCAGGTTGAAACCGGACGCTTCGGGGCCATGATGGATGTGACATTTACCAACTGGGGACCCGTGACTTTGATGCTCGAAAGTCCTAACCGTCAAGAAACGAATGCATAA
- a CDS encoding type 1 glutamine amidotransferase domain-containing protein: protein MSKVAFLLANDFEDSEMQVPYDEVKKAGHDVEIIGLKAGETLKGKGGKVSYTSDKAISEVSASDYDAVVIPGGSSPENLRTDAHILKFVTEINSAKKPIAAICHGPQILASANLLKGRTITSYPPLKDDMVNAGAEFKDHEAVVDGNYITSRTPADEPAFVRELLKVI, encoded by the coding sequence ATGAGTAAAGTTGCTTTTTTATTGGCGAATGATTTTGAAGATTCGGAAATGCAGGTTCCATATGATGAGGTAAAAAAAGCCGGGCACGACGTTGAAATTATCGGCTTGAAGGCAGGAGAGACGTTGAAGGGTAAAGGGGGTAAAGTCTCCTATACTTCAGACAAAGCGATCTCTGAGGTCTCGGCTTCGGATTACGATGCAGTTGTCATTCCTGGAGGCTCCTCTCCTGAGAATTTGCGTACGGACGCACACATTCTGAAATTCGTGACCGAAATCAACAGTGCCAAAAAGCCAATCGCTGCGATCTGCCATGGTCCGCAAATTCTGGCAAGTGCAAACCTGTTGAAAGGCCGTACAATTACATCCTATCCTCCGCTCAAGGATGATATGGTGAACGCAGGAGCAGAATTCAAGGATCATGAAGCAGTTGTGGATGGCAATTATATTACATCAAGAACGCCTGCCGATGAACCGGCATTTGTCCGAGAGTTGTTAAAAGTAATCTAA
- a CDS encoding SEC-C metal-binding domain-containing protein yields MSKVGRNDLCPCGSGKKYKKCCLDKESSAVESVLRLISTEQSVQKASIQPESKLTLTKLKKMVAHELKWEHPAHEQLALELIESMRNQYERELILEALVLWNGYSRQTRPTVKKTGSFCAAIEYLLSEEYGFNVSKTELADKYEVTTATISRKVREMFNYIEEYGMDGETDELMILNSPGTSKDKAQALLNKAMEASSSKRRIQLAKTALEMYSDSSDAYRILAEESDNESDARAYLKAGIAAGERELGALFFEKNKGHFWGLHETRPYIRICKSYAESCWFGGDTKEAAQILEHILELNTEDNTGARYLLAAVYLYSNQLKQAEQLLEKYGKGDAAAAFAYDRIILEYKKNGITSQLKMLYRVARGVNKHVPDYLLGLKRLPHNLPDFVGMGDSDEAIEYVIMHSRLWASVPDLLKWMLKQ; encoded by the coding sequence TTGAGTAAGGTTGGAAGAAATGATTTATGCCCATGCGGAAGCGGGAAAAAATATAAGAAATGCTGTCTGGATAAGGAGTCCTCTGCGGTAGAATCCGTACTGCGGCTGATATCAACGGAGCAGTCTGTCCAGAAAGCCTCGATTCAGCCTGAGAGCAAACTGACCTTGACCAAGCTGAAAAAGATGGTGGCGCACGAACTGAAATGGGAGCATCCGGCTCACGAACAACTGGCCCTGGAGCTTATTGAGAGCATGAGGAACCAATACGAGCGGGAGCTGATTTTGGAAGCTCTGGTGCTATGGAACGGCTATTCCCGTCAGACTCGCCCTACGGTGAAGAAGACAGGCTCGTTCTGTGCCGCAATTGAGTATTTGCTGTCCGAGGAATATGGCTTTAATGTTTCGAAGACTGAGCTGGCTGATAAATATGAGGTAACGACAGCAACGATCTCCCGAAAGGTTAGGGAGATGTTTAATTACATCGAAGAATACGGAATGGACGGCGAAACGGACGAGCTGATGATTCTAAACAGCCCAGGCACATCGAAGGACAAAGCGCAGGCTCTGCTGAATAAGGCGATGGAAGCCAGTTCTTCCAAACGCAGAATACAGCTGGCGAAAACGGCCCTGGAGATGTATTCTGACAGCTCTGATGCGTATCGTATTCTGGCTGAGGAATCGGACAATGAGTCTGATGCACGGGCTTATCTCAAGGCCGGAATCGCTGCAGGCGAACGCGAACTGGGCGCACTGTTTTTTGAGAAGAACAAAGGGCACTTCTGGGGGCTTCATGAGACTCGTCCATATATCCGGATATGCAAAAGCTACGCCGAATCCTGCTGGTTTGGCGGAGATACCAAAGAAGCGGCACAAATCCTGGAGCATATTTTGGAGCTTAATACGGAAGACAATACCGGAGCGCGTTACCTGCTCGCTGCTGTGTATTTGTACAGCAACCAATTGAAGCAGGCAGAGCAACTGCTGGAGAAGTATGGGAAAGGTGACGCCGCAGCTGCCTTTGCCTATGACCGGATCATTCTGGAGTATAAGAAGAACGGAATCACCTCCCAGCTCAAAATGCTGTACCGTGTGGCCAGGGGTGTGAACAAGCATGTGCCTGATTACCTGCTGGGTTTGAAGCGGCTGCCGCATAACCTCCCTGATTTTGTCGGAATGGGCGATTCCGACGAAGCGATTGAATATGTCATTATGCACTCCCGTCTATGGGCGAGCGTGCCGGATCTGCTGAAGTGGATGCTGAAACAATAG
- a CDS encoding helix-turn-helix transcriptional regulator: protein MFIFRLILSISLMFTTVQFHAQIPLPLWALIFWQIFAFSVPWLCLQLSYKYYLLTEIIFSGGLCLYLTSLFPEAYLAFLTYAFLIAVNSARQSYRWTGPVTILLLPMLINVLSHQSNYWVMIIQIGLAYAIGFAFHLLVVNHRQSEIIREQNTVLQQYLSQIERITLAEERDRLSKDLHDTIGHSYTSIIMGLETLRLELSTEAGKQKISSLLNLARRSLKEVRGYLHQVESPLETLPMLQSLQQLVEDFQAQAKVNVHFRTFGEEYPLSKLAKMTFYRCLQESLTNAVRHGESTEIIATLKFEQRQARLEIQDNGKGMEEWQDGFGLNAMKERAMNLQGQVSVYSVPGEGTLVTCTLPRQVELSDEVIRLLIVDDQAIIRESLRTILEGHKDLKVVGLSEDGLQAIERCEQDQPQVILLDLDMPNMDGISATKIIKQKWPHIRILILTTFQDTEQALEVLRSGADGYLLKSIEPRELAETIRLVYRGGTLIDQEMSHRLFEKLEMDNTGTGVLKPRTTENFGLTSREMEILQLVCKGLRYKSIAAKLYLSDGTVRNYASAVYMKLGVRNREEAVQKAIEAGFLE, encoded by the coding sequence ATGTTCATATTTCGGCTTATTTTAAGTATTTCTCTGATGTTCACAACCGTACAGTTCCATGCTCAGATCCCCCTGCCGCTTTGGGCTTTGATTTTTTGGCAGATTTTCGCTTTTTCCGTTCCCTGGCTTTGTTTGCAGCTCAGCTATAAATATTATCTGCTTACAGAAATTATTTTTTCGGGCGGACTATGCTTGTATTTAACATCTTTGTTTCCGGAAGCTTATCTTGCGTTTCTGACCTATGCTTTTCTGATTGCGGTGAATAGCGCTCGTCAATCCTATCGTTGGACAGGCCCAGTAACGATCCTGCTCTTGCCGATGTTGATTAATGTGTTATCCCATCAAAGCAATTATTGGGTCATGATAATCCAAATCGGACTCGCTTATGCCATCGGGTTTGCCTTTCATTTGCTGGTAGTCAATCATCGACAGAGTGAAATCATCCGGGAACAGAATACGGTTCTACAACAGTATTTGTCCCAGATTGAACGCATCACGCTAGCCGAGGAACGAGATCGGCTGTCCAAGGATCTCCACGATACCATCGGACATTCCTATACTTCTATCATCATGGGATTAGAAACATTGCGCCTTGAACTTTCTACTGAGGCAGGGAAACAGAAGATCAGTTCTTTGTTGAATCTAGCCCGCAGAAGTCTAAAGGAAGTCAGAGGATACTTGCATCAGGTAGAGTCCCCGCTGGAGACACTGCCGATGCTTCAGTCGTTGCAGCAATTAGTAGAAGATTTTCAGGCACAAGCAAAAGTAAACGTTCATTTCCGAACCTTTGGAGAGGAATACCCATTATCCAAGCTGGCCAAGATGACCTTCTATCGTTGTTTGCAGGAATCGTTAACTAACGCCGTACGGCACGGGGAGTCCACGGAAATCATCGCTACTCTAAAATTTGAGCAGCGGCAAGCCAGACTGGAAATACAGGACAACGGTAAAGGAATGGAGGAATGGCAGGATGGCTTTGGCTTGAACGCGATGAAAGAACGCGCGATGAATCTTCAAGGGCAAGTGTCGGTTTATTCCGTGCCTGGGGAAGGAACGCTCGTGACTTGCACATTGCCAAGACAAGTGGAATTATCGGATGAAGTTATTCGCTTACTGATCGTGGATGACCAAGCCATCATCCGGGAAAGCCTACGGACCATTCTGGAGGGGCACAAGGATCTGAAAGTGGTCGGGTTATCTGAGGATGGCTTACAAGCCATTGAAAGATGTGAGCAGGATCAGCCCCAAGTGATACTCTTGGATTTGGACATGCCCAATATGGATGGAATTTCAGCAACCAAAATAATTAAACAAAAATGGCCGCACATTCGAATTCTAATTCTAACCACCTTTCAGGATACAGAACAGGCCCTTGAAGTTCTGCGAAGCGGAGCAGATGGCTACTTATTGAAATCTATCGAACCGCGTGAACTTGCTGAAACGATTCGTCTTGTCTATCGTGGGGGTACACTGATTGATCAAGAAATGTCGCATAGATTGTTTGAGAAGCTCGAAATGGACAACACTGGAACCGGAGTGTTGAAACCAAGAACAACGGAGAACTTCGGCCTGACTTCAAGAGAAATGGAAATATTACAGCTGGTTTGCAAAGGTCTACGCTATAAATCCATCGCTGCCAAATTATATTTATCTGATGGCACAGTGAGGAATTATGCCTCCGCAGTCTATATGAAATTGGGCGTTCGTAACCGTGAAGAAGCTGTACAGAAGGCAATAGAAGCTGGATTCCTCGAATGA